A genomic segment from Myxococcota bacterium encodes:
- a CDS encoding SDR family oxidoreductase produces the protein MTKKIALVTGAGGGLGSEITRQLVTAGYAVCASDIDIEKTAHLEGPDIHTLAIDVTDMDSVESGVAGVHEVHGRIDLLINNAAMPQLGAIECVPIETLRLLFDINVIGYGRMLQAVLPIMRAQRSGHVVNVSSTIARTVLPGFGWYAATKRAVEGMSDALRMEVSMFGIDVTIIEPGLIATPFIAKQSGGLAGIVQLDDYAALHEPAAAFGMQGEGSTPAEIAAGVIDAVLASRPPTRCVIPQSMTKRFDAQRELDDRQVDEIMRGMLGLPARVGAAPNR, from the coding sequence TTGACGAAGAAGATCGCACTCGTGACGGGCGCGGGAGGTGGCCTCGGCAGCGAGATCACGCGGCAGCTCGTCACAGCCGGATACGCCGTCTGCGCGAGCGACATCGACATCGAGAAGACGGCGCACCTGGAAGGTCCCGACATCCACACGCTGGCGATCGACGTGACCGACATGGACTCGGTCGAGTCTGGCGTGGCGGGCGTCCACGAGGTGCACGGACGAATCGACCTGCTGATCAACAACGCCGCCATGCCACAGTTGGGCGCCATCGAGTGCGTTCCGATCGAGACCCTGCGACTGCTCTTCGACATCAACGTGATCGGCTACGGGCGCATGCTCCAGGCCGTGCTGCCGATCATGCGCGCTCAGCGCTCCGGACACGTCGTGAACGTCAGCTCCACCATCGCACGGACCGTGTTGCCCGGGTTCGGCTGGTACGCCGCGACCAAGCGCGCCGTCGAGGGGATGTCGGATGCCCTGCGGATGGAGGTGTCCATGTTCGGGATCGACGTCACGATCATCGAGCCCGGCCTGATCGCGACGCCCTTCATCGCGAAGCAGAGTGGCGGCCTCGCGGGCATCGTGCAGCTGGACGACTACGCCGCGCTCCACGAGCCAGCCGCGGCATTCGGCATGCAGGGCGAGGGCTCCACGCCTGCGGAGATCGCTGCGGGTGTGATCGATGCGGTCCTGGCGTCGCGGCCCCCGACACGTTGCGTGATTCCCCAATCCATGACGAAGCGGTTCGACGCGCAGCGCGAACTCGACGACCGACAAGTCGACGAGATCATGAGGGGAATGCTGGGGCTCCCCGCGCGCGTCGGCGCCGCACCGAACCGGTGA
- a CDS encoding DUF3604 domain-containing protein, which yields MRKLAVAVATAVLLLVLIAWLAGRGVFGHAEAPGAVAEARRPEAALAREARAQREAAAAAGVAQPRQILFGDLHVHSTFSRDAFMFSLPMLGGEGAHPPADACDFARFCSALDFWSINDHASNVSAGEWADTVDTIRQCNAVAGDGSDPDTVAFLGWEWTQVGLTPETHYGHKNVVLAGTGEGDVPPRPIAAVRELGGGPPVLARGAAALVAGGRMHDWAAMLAAAERREACPDDVPEADLPPDCLEVAATPADLFRKLDASGVDAIVIPHGTTWGLYTPPGSSWDKQLRGPMHDPARQTLIEVYSGHGEAEVYRDWRAVDVAEDGSLSCPPPSADHLPTCWRAGEIVRERCRAAGEGDDECDRRAATARQHAVDARVAVARTVPGAHAEDWLDAGQCRDCREPAFNYRPASSAQYIAALGNFDEAGEPRRFRFGFMASSDNHFARPGTGYKEVHRRGFTESVADASIDAGSFTRMLLPGDDEPVPTSVPFRLEKLGFDVFETERQGSFFVTGGLVAAHAEGRDRAAIWSALKRREVYGTSGPRILLWFDLLNAPGAVRGAALPMGGEVAMAEVPIFRARAVGSFEQLPGCPDYAGQALSPERLEHVCKGECYHPGETRRAITRIEVVRIRPQREPGEDVARLVDDPWKTFACEPDPAGCTVTFSDPDHTAAGRDALYYVRAFEAPAPGVNAGNVRCERDAQGACVRAHLCPSPDGSDPDCLSPHEPRAWSSPIWVDHPAARD from the coding sequence TTGCGCAAGCTCGCCGTCGCCGTCGCGACCGCCGTGCTCCTGCTCGTGCTGATCGCGTGGCTCGCCGGGCGCGGCGTCTTCGGGCATGCCGAAGCGCCGGGCGCCGTCGCGGAAGCGCGCCGCCCCGAGGCCGCGCTCGCGCGAGAGGCTCGCGCGCAGCGCGAGGCCGCGGCGGCGGCCGGCGTCGCGCAGCCCAGGCAGATCCTGTTCGGCGACCTCCACGTGCACAGCACGTTCTCGCGCGACGCGTTCATGTTCTCGCTGCCGATGCTCGGCGGCGAGGGCGCGCACCCGCCCGCCGACGCCTGCGACTTCGCGCGCTTCTGCTCGGCGCTCGACTTCTGGTCGATCAACGACCACGCGTCGAACGTCTCGGCCGGCGAGTGGGCCGACACCGTCGACACCATCCGGCAGTGCAACGCGGTCGCGGGCGACGGCAGCGACCCCGACACGGTCGCGTTCCTCGGCTGGGAGTGGACGCAGGTCGGGCTCACGCCGGAGACGCACTACGGACACAAGAACGTCGTGCTCGCGGGAACGGGCGAGGGCGACGTGCCGCCGCGGCCGATCGCCGCGGTGCGCGAGCTCGGCGGCGGACCGCCCGTGCTCGCGCGCGGCGCGGCCGCGCTCGTCGCCGGCGGCCGCATGCACGACTGGGCGGCGATGCTCGCCGCCGCCGAGCGCCGCGAGGCGTGCCCCGACGACGTGCCCGAGGCCGACCTCCCGCCCGACTGCCTCGAGGTCGCGGCGACGCCCGCCGACCTGTTCCGCAAGCTCGACGCGAGCGGCGTCGACGCGATCGTGATTCCGCACGGCACGACGTGGGGGCTGTACACGCCGCCCGGCTCGAGCTGGGACAAGCAGCTGCGCGGGCCGATGCACGACCCGGCGCGACAGACGCTGATCGAGGTCTACTCGGGCCACGGCGAGGCCGAGGTCTACCGCGACTGGCGCGCCGTCGACGTCGCCGAGGACGGCTCGCTCTCCTGTCCGCCGCCGAGCGCCGACCATCTTCCGACGTGCTGGCGCGCCGGCGAGATCGTGCGCGAGCGCTGTCGCGCGGCCGGGGAGGGCGACGACGAGTGCGATCGCCGCGCCGCCACGGCCCGCCAGCACGCCGTCGATGCGCGCGTCGCGGTCGCGCGCACGGTGCCGGGCGCGCACGCGGAAGACTGGCTCGACGCCGGCCAGTGCCGCGACTGTCGCGAGCCGGCCTTCAACTATCGTCCTGCGAGCTCGGCGCAGTACATCGCGGCGCTCGGCAACTTCGACGAGGCGGGCGAGCCGCGCCGCTTCCGCTTCGGCTTCATGGCCTCGAGCGACAACCACTTCGCACGCCCGGGAACCGGCTACAAGGAGGTCCACCGGCGCGGCTTCACGGAGAGCGTGGCCGACGCGTCGATCGACGCGGGCTCGTTCACGCGCATGCTGCTCCCGGGCGACGACGAGCCCGTGCCCACTTCGGTGCCCTTCCGGCTCGAGAAGCTCGGCTTCGACGTCTTCGAGACCGAGCGCCAGGGCTCGTTCTTCGTGACGGGTGGGCTCGTGGCCGCGCACGCCGAGGGGCGCGACCGCGCCGCGATCTGGTCCGCGCTGAAGCGACGCGAGGTGTACGGCACGAGCGGCCCGCGCATCCTCCTGTGGTTCGACCTGCTGAACGCGCCGGGCGCCGTGCGCGGCGCGGCGCTCCCGATGGGCGGCGAGGTCGCGATGGCCGAGGTGCCGATCTTCCGGGCGCGCGCGGTCGGCTCGTTCGAGCAGCTTCCCGGCTGTCCCGACTACGCGGGGCAGGCGCTGTCGCCCGAGCGCCTCGAGCACGTCTGCAAGGGCGAGTGCTACCACCCGGGCGAGACGCGCCGCGCGATCACGCGCATCGAGGTCGTGCGCATCCGCCCGCAGCGCGAGCCGGGCGAGGACGTCGCGCGGCTCGTCGACGACCCGTGGAAGACGTTCGCGTGCGAGCCCGACCCGGCCGGCTGCACGGTGACGTTCAGCGACCCTGACCACACCGCCGCGGGCCGCGACGCGCTCTACTACGTGCGCGCCTTCGAGGCGCCCGCGCCCGGGGTGAACGCCGGCAACGTCCGCTGCGAGCGCGACGCGCAGGGCGCGTGCGTGCGCGCGCACCTCTGCCCGTCGCCCGACGGAAGCGACCCCGACTGCCTGTCGCCGCACGAGCCGCGCGCGTGGTCGTCGCCCATCTGGGTCGACCACCCGGCGGCGCGCGACTAA
- a CDS encoding carboxylesterase family protein — MTPNLGVRSRRPAVPPARTTGRGWRDDSLRRFSCIDRSRFCEIPSPPFPLDRSPMHRRLTTARLVLALVLGAALLASCASPAPPPAPTADAATLRDLPAGKVVGHATASGAHAWQGIPFARPPVGELRWRAPEPLPRWSGVREALLPGERCVQYPTPLLDEGPYDRPIGSEDCLTLNVFAPAFAPGAVPTGAERRPVMLWIHGGANLTGESGNYDWSAFAAKHDVVVVATNYRLGIFGWLRHPALHDERDDALDRSGNYGTLDLVRALEWVRDNAAAFGGDPGNVTIFGESAGGNDVIALLLSPPARGLFHRAISQSGGTWSASVAEAENWADDPQAPGLPFSSRELMAKLRAAEHPGESRAESVAAIDGASAAELGAWMRGRSAAELMAALADREAVGMSTVPLTIREGSVVPEGEMLESFARGSHARVPTVLGTNRDENRLFLMMDPKYTWKLLGLLPRIRDEERYLRDAEYASLSWKADGADEIAERIAAHAASPVYGYRFDWDELPPRLGTDFATLIGASHGIEIPFVMGNDSLGPLLELLGGEATIAARQPLVDAMGSYWAQFARTGDPGRGESGDLPAWTAWDASSDASPRFMIFDSEADGGLRMSADYVTAERLARDVVADPRFETPADRCTALEAVEKKFSHYDGEARARAGC; from the coding sequence ATGACCCCGAATCTGGGTGTTCGATCGAGGCGCCCCGCCGTGCCCCCCGCCCGAACGACGGGCCGGGGTTGGCGGGACGACTCCCTCCGGCGATTTTCCTGCATCGACCGGTCCAGGTTCTGCGAGATTCCGTCACCCCCCTTCCCCCTCGACAGGAGCCCCATGCACCGCCGCCTCACGACCGCTCGCCTCGTTCTCGCCCTCGTCCTCGGCGCCGCACTCCTCGCGTCCTGCGCGAGCCCCGCTCCGCCTCCGGCTCCCACTGCCGATGCGGCCACGCTTCGCGACCTTCCGGCCGGGAAGGTCGTCGGGCATGCGACGGCGTCGGGTGCGCATGCGTGGCAGGGCATTCCGTTCGCGCGGCCTCCCGTCGGCGAGCTGCGGTGGCGGGCGCCGGAGCCGTTGCCGCGGTGGAGCGGGGTGCGCGAGGCGCTCTTGCCGGGCGAGCGGTGCGTGCAGTATCCGACGCCGCTGCTCGACGAGGGGCCGTACGACCGGCCGATCGGGTCGGAGGATTGCCTCACGCTCAACGTGTTCGCGCCGGCGTTCGCGCCGGGGGCGGTGCCGACGGGTGCCGAGCGGCGGCCGGTGATGCTGTGGATCCACGGCGGCGCGAACCTGACGGGCGAGAGCGGGAACTACGACTGGAGCGCGTTCGCGGCGAAGCACGACGTCGTCGTCGTCGCGACCAACTATCGACTGGGCATCTTCGGCTGGCTGCGCCACCCGGCGCTGCACGACGAGCGCGACGACGCGCTCGACCGCTCGGGAAACTATGGAACGCTCGACCTCGTGCGCGCGCTCGAGTGGGTGCGCGACAACGCCGCGGCCTTCGGCGGCGACCCGGGCAACGTGACGATCTTCGGCGAATCCGCGGGCGGCAACGACGTGATCGCGCTGCTCTTGTCGCCGCCGGCGCGCGGGCTCTTCCACCGCGCGATCTCGCAGAGCGGCGGGACGTGGTCGGCGAGCGTCGCCGAGGCCGAGAACTGGGCGGACGACCCGCAGGCGCCGGGGCTTCCGTTCAGCTCGCGCGAGCTGATGGCGAAGCTGCGCGCCGCCGAGCACCCGGGCGAATCGCGCGCGGAGTCGGTGGCGGCGATCGACGGCGCGAGTGCGGCCGAGCTCGGCGCGTGGATGCGCGGCCGCAGCGCGGCCGAGCTGATGGCCGCGCTCGCCGATCGCGAGGCCGTCGGCATGAGCACGGTGCCGCTCACGATCCGCGAGGGGAGCGTCGTCCCGGAAGGCGAGATGCTCGAGAGCTTCGCGCGCGGGAGCCACGCGCGCGTGCCGACCGTCCTCGGCACGAACCGCGACGAGAACCGCCTCTTCCTGATGATGGACCCGAAGTACACGTGGAAGCTGCTCGGCCTGCTGCCGCGCATCCGCGACGAGGAGCGCTACCTGCGCGACGCCGAGTACGCGAGCCTGTCGTGGAAGGCGGACGGCGCGGACGAGATCGCCGAGCGCATCGCCGCGCACGCGGCGTCGCCCGTCTACGGCTATCGCTTCGACTGGGACGAGCTGCCGCCGCGCCTCGGCACGGATTTCGCGACGCTGATCGGCGCGAGCCACGGCATCGAGATCCCCTTCGTGATGGGCAACGACTCGCTCGGGCCGCTGCTCGAGCTGCTCGGCGGCGAGGCGACGATCGCCGCGCGCCAGCCGCTCGTCGACGCGATGGGGAGCTACTGGGCGCAGTTCGCGCGCACGGGCGACCCGGGGCGCGGCGAGTCGGGCGACCTGCCCGCGTGGACGGCGTGGGACGCGTCGAGCGACGCGAGCCCGCGCTTCATGATCTTCGACAGCGAGGCCGACGGCGGCCTCCGCATGTCGGCCGACTACGTGACCGCCGAGCGCCTCGCGCGCGACGTCGTCGCCGACCCGCGCTTCGAGACGCCCGCGGATCGCTGCACGGCGCTCGAGGCCGTCGAGAAGAAGTTCTCGCACTACGACGGGGAGGCGCGCGCCCGCGCGGGCTGTTAG
- a CDS encoding ArsR family transcriptional regulator, with protein MLEGIFGNASAEKVLLYLEQYEEGYATAIARTFDDLTLHMAQRQLERFERAGALVSSLQGRTRLYGWNPRYPFRGELRALLRKALDQLPASERKRYFSERRRPRRAGKPL; from the coding sequence ATGCTCGAAGGCATCTTCGGAAACGCCAGCGCCGAGAAGGTCCTGCTGTACCTCGAGCAGTACGAGGAAGGCTATGCGACCGCGATCGCGCGCACCTTCGACGACCTGACGCTCCACATGGCGCAGCGGCAGCTCGAGCGGTTCGAGCGCGCGGGCGCGCTGGTGAGCTCACTCCAGGGACGCACCCGGCTCTATGGCTGGAACCCTCGCTACCCGTTCCGCGGCGAGCTGCGCGCCCTCCTCCGGAAGGCGCTCGACCAGCTGCCCGCGTCCGAACGGAAGCGCTACTTCAGCGAACGCAGGCGGCCGCGCCGAGCGGGCAAGCCGCTTTGA